TGCCAGCCCTCCACAAGGAGGGCGGCACCGCGACCCCGCCCCGCAGGTCTTCCGCCAGTGCACCTGTCGGCTAACGCTGTGCGCCTTGCCGCCGCACCACTCCACATCTGTTTGTCTTCGTGTCCCGAGCCGGGGGTCTGTCTGTCCCTCCCGCTGGCGGACCGAGCAGGGCCGGCGTCAGAGCTACGTGCGGCGGGGCGGGCGCggcgggcggggtgggggcggcgCTGAGCGCGGCAGCCGCGGCGCGGGAGGCGGGGAGGCGCGGAGGCGCGGCGCGCCGGGGACAGCGGCGGACGGCGGCGGCGGCATGCGGCTTCTAGTGCTGCCCATCGTGGGCTGAGACGGCCTCAGCACAGGCAGGAGGCGCGGCGGCCGGCGAGCCGAAGGTGCAGCCAGCCGGGCAGACCGTGGACAGCGGTCAGGGCGCCGTGCCATGGGTCGAGCTGGGgcccggggccggggccgggggccGCCGCCGCTGCTGTTGCTTCTGGGGGCCACGCTGGTCCTCGTCTCCGGTGCCGCGCCGGGTAGGTACCGACTACGACCGGGACCCCAGCGGCCCCCGCGTCCCGCACTGAGCCAAGGGTCCTGCTAGCTTCGGGTGCAGGCGGAGTCCGAGAGCTGTGGCAAGGGGGCGGGGCAGCGCCTTGCCTGCGGCTGGAGCGGGGGAAGGGGCGCGCGAGGAGGTGGGGGTCTTGCGGGAGGCCGAATGGTGGGGAGCGGCCCAGGGTGTGAGGACAGATGTGCccgctggggagggggaggggtgggtgggcctTGAGGGTGAGACTAAGGCGTGGTacttggaggtgatggggggCATGAGGATGTGAGTGCAGGGCGGGGCCCTAAGGGTGCGAGTTCAGGGCGGGGCCTGGAGGTAGAATGGAGCACTGAGGTTAATTAAGACTTATTCGGAGGTCCGCGTTGGGGGCCGCCAGGTTAGACTGAGGGACATGTCGAGGGCGGGGCCTCACGCTTGAGGGGCGTGGCCTGAGGGGGGAAACGTTGTGGCGGGTGTATTCCTGCCTTGGGGGCGGGGCTTAGCGGTGGGCGTGGCCTCGGGAAACCTTGAAGCTGCAGCTTAGAGATGGCTTGGATGTAGGAGAGCCAGCCATGTCGAAGGGAGGCGAGGCCAGAGGCCATCCACACGTGTAGCCCTGACGCCCCGCCCCTCTCCCTCCCGCCCGCAGCACGTGAGGCGGGCAGCGCCGTCGAGGCAAACGAGCGCGTGAAGAGCGCCCAGGCGTGGGAGCCGCATGCCAACATCACGCGGGAGAATGCCAGCCCACCAGCAGCTGGGGAAGATGCAACCTCATGGACCGTGCCTGAAGGCGAGCAGGCCGCGGTGGGCGCTGGGGTCGGGCCAGAGGATGTGCTGGAGGCGTCAGCAGCGGTGACAGGCTCCGTCTGGCTGGATGCTGACAGCCCAGGCCTGGGCGGAGCGACTGCAGAGGCGGGCAGTGGAGACACCCAGGCCCTTCCAGCCACGCTCCCGGCTTCAGACGAGGCCCTGGGACAGTCATCCATGCCTCCCACCATCCCTGAGGCTACAGAGGCCATCGGAGcaccctccccaacccctggccaCAAGCTGAGCTCAGGCCCAGAACTCCCCAAGGAGAACCCCATGGAGGTTTGGCTGAACCTGGGAGGCAGCACACCTGACCCTCATGGGCCAGAGCCCACGTACCCCATTCAGGGCACACTGGAGCCCCAACCAGCATCAGATATAATTGACATCGAGTACTTCGAAGGATTGGATGGTGAGGGCCGTGGCGCGGACCTGGAGAGCTTCCCGGAGTCGCCAGGAACCTCAGAGCACCACCCAGATAATGGGGGGGAGACCCCTTCTTGGAGCTTGCTTGACTTATATGATGACTTCACCCCCTTTGACGAATCTGATTTCTACCCCACCACATCCTTCTATGATGacttggaggaagaggaggaagaagaggaggatgaCAAGGATGCAATGGGAGGTGGGGACCTAGAAGATGACAATGACTTTCTAGAGCCCAGTGAgaagcctgggctgggggctggcacAGGCCAGCCCACCAGTCGGTGGCATGCTGTCCCTCCACAGCATACTCTGGGCATGGTCCCCGGCAGCAGCATTGCCGTCCGGCCGGGCCCTGGAGAGCCAGGCAGGGACCTGGCCCCAAGCGTGAATGGCACTGAGTGCCGCAGCGGGTTTGTGCGGCATAATAGCTCCTGCCGGTCAGTGTGCGACCTCTTCCCAAGTTACTGTCACAATGGCGGCCAGTGCTACCTGGTGGAGAACATAGGGGCCTTCTGCAGGTAAGGGTGTGGCACGCGGGTGCACAATGACTTGTAAAAGAACTCCTGACGAGTGTATATGAGGCAGACTCAGCAAAGGGGAATGTGACAGGCACAACTTCCAAGAGGTTGTGGGTTCCCAGGATTCCCAGGTCAAGAGATGTTCACTTGGGCATCTTCTacagaattactttttaaatgttctgccCGTGATCTCATCACTAGGAGAGGTTCTTCAGAAATAAGGTTTTGTATTCATCTAAGTGTTGTGTCGTTTACCCACTAAACTATAAAGGCAAAATGAAGGGGCTTCTCTAAGGGTTTTGGAAAGAGGTCTGTGCTGGCTTTAGGGGGTTTTGTTGGGGAGTTCTGTCTACTAGCAAAAGGAGTAGACCCATAAACCTACTCTGGAGAAAAGATTGCTGCTGAGCGCCCTCCCTCTGAGCCGTGTGTGTGTCGCAGGAGGAGGGCCCATCTCCCTGTGGGGCATGACTGGGGGTCTCAGAGTGAGCACCTCCTCATTGGGAGCTGACCCAGAGGGCAACCGCTCAAATAGGTCAAGTGGAGTGGGGAGTCTTTCTTAGCATAGCAGATGTGGTGAGGTGTCTCAACTTTGGATATTGGCTTCTTCACGTCTACCTTCACTTTTGTCTTCCTTGGAATACCCAGTCCAGGATGTTTCAAAGACACAAAGTTCAATGTCCCTAAGAGACATTGTCTGCAGCCACCATCCCATGCCTCATCAGTAACTACCCGATAGACCTGTTCTCACGGCGAGGTAGTTAACCTGCtagagagcccactggcctatttTGAAAGAATCACAAGTCAGGGGTGACCTGGGTGTTTTGCTTGTCTCCATCCTTTATAGGTCCTAGAAGTGGAGTAGTACCCTCGGATTCCTCTGGGACTTGTTTCCATTGGTCCTAGGAGGAGCATTTCTGTATTCTGGGTGTCTTTCAAGTGTCATTcctaatgtttctttttcttggtcattttggAGGTATATCAAGAATTCAAATTCTGTAGGTCTTGATGTTCTGAGAGAAGAATAACATAGAAAGCATTGTGCCTTTGGCATTAAAGCTTGAGTTCCAGTTTCTTCCTATGAAGCCGTTTCCTATAAATGATCATGATGTTAGGGTCACTCATATAGGATGTGTCCACACCGTTCTGATTGGAGTTGTCCAACCATTGGCAAAAGGAGCAACTGTGGACAAGAAATTATGACAACAAGACCTTGCTGGTTGGTTAAGGGTTACCAGAAATATGGGGGAAGCCTGTGATTTTGCTTGTCAAACTTTAGTTTGGGGGGAACTGTAGTGATGAATTTAGCCTGGGAGCTACGGAATCTCTGTGCCAAATCATCATCTTTCATCCTATTGGAGGTCTGAGTGTTCACCTTCAAAGTAAGCTCCCCATCAGAGTATGAAATTTGGAGCCTTTGCTGCCGCTGGGGACCTGGAAAAGTTCCCTGAACCTACTGAAACTCTCAGGGGATTCCCAAGTGGAAGAGTAAGCGTGTCCTTCTCACTGAGCTGCGTGGCTGTGCCACCATGCATCCACCATGCCTCAGAAGGGCTTTTCCACAAGCCCATCCCAGTTCCCCTTGCTCAGCCTCCATCCCAGGATGGCACTTGGGCCTCCCTACCAAAGAGTCCTCCTCCGGCTGAGTACTCCCAGGCTGCCTGTGGCTCGGAAACTGTTTTTGCATTCCACTCACAGGAGACTGCTGAGCCCTTAGTTGCAGACTGCAGCGTGCCTTTGTCTCTGTCACCCTGACCCACTGCAGAGGAATGATCAGAGCTATGACGGAACTTCCCTGGAACAGTGGGTTAGAGGGATCGGCTCTCCCCACCGTCCTCATACAGCTTCCCCATGACGGCAGAGGGTcagttgaaaaagaaagaattccctGTTAGCCATGTCTCCCCACCCTGTTCTGGGTGTGGAATAGccaattcttctttctcttgtctaTTATTCACCCTGAGGTTCATGTCCTCCCTCCTTTGCCTGCCTCTGTATCCTTCCACATCTTTCCTTTCTGAAGCAGCCTGGTTCCCATGGAAACAGCAATGTCATTGGAAGAGCTGGAGCCTGGGAATGTCCCCAAGGGCAGGAGAAAGTCACTCGACAAAAGGACTGAAACCCACCCAGAGGGTTGGTTCTCACTGTGCTTTCATGACACTTCTCATGGTAATAGGACAGGAAGCTTCACGGGCAGAACTTTGGGGGCTGCAGAGATAGGAGGAGAGTATCCATCCATC
This Rhinolophus sinicus isolate RSC01 linkage group LG10, ASM3656204v1, whole genome shotgun sequence DNA region includes the following protein-coding sequences:
- the CSPG5 gene encoding chondroitin sulfate proteoglycan 5 isoform X2, whose protein sequence is MGRAGARGRGRGPPPLLLLLGATLVLVSGAAPAREAGSAVEANERVKSAQAWEPHANITRENASPPAAGEDATSWTVPEGEQAAVGAGVGPEDVLEASAAVTGSVWLDADSPGLGGATAEAGSGDTQALPATLPASDEALGQSSMPPTIPEATEAIGAPSPTPGHKLSSGPELPKENPMEVWLNLGGSTPDPHGPEPTYPIQGTLEPQPASDIIDIEYFEGLDGEGRGADLESFPESPGTSEHHPDNGGETPSWSLLDLYDDFTPFDESDFYPTTSFYDDLEEEEEEEEDDKDAMGGGDLEDDNDFLEPSEKPGLGAGTGQPTSRWHAVPPQHTLGMVPGSSIAVRPGPGEPGRDLAPSVNGTECRSGFVRHNSSCRSVCDLFPSYCHNGGQCYLVENIGAFCRCNTQDYIWHKGTRCESIITDFQVMCVAVGSAALVLLLLFMMTVFFAKKLYLLKTENTKLRRTNKFRTPSELHNDNFSLSTIAEGSHPNDDPSAPHKIQEVLKSCLKEEESFNIQNSMSPKLEGGKGDQADLEVNCLQNNLT
- the CSPG5 gene encoding chondroitin sulfate proteoglycan 5 isoform X1, translating into MGRAGARGRGRGPPPLLLLLGATLVLVSGAAPAREAGSAVEANERVKSAQAWEPHANITRENASPPAAGEDATSWTVPEGEQAAVGAGVGPEDVLEASAAVTGSVWLDADSPGLGGATAEAGSGDTQALPATLPASDEALGQSSMPPTIPEATEAIGAPSPTPGHKLSSGPELPKENPMEVWLNLGGSTPDPHGPEPTYPIQGTLEPQPASDIIDIEYFEGLDGEGRGADLESFPESPGTSEHHPDNGGETPSWSLLDLYDDFTPFDESDFYPTTSFYDDLEEEEEEEEDDKDAMGGGDLEDDNDFLEPSEKPGLGAGTGQPTSRWHAVPPQHTLGMVPGSSIAVRPGPGEPGRDLAPSVNGTECRSGFVRHNSSCRSVCDLFPSYCHNGGQCYLVENIGAFCRCNTQDYIWHKGTRCESIITDFQVMCVAVGSAALVLLLLFMMTVFFAKKLYLLKTENTKLRRTNKFRTPSELHNDNFSLSTIAEGSHPNVRKLCDTPRTFSPHARDLAHYDNVVCQDDPSAPHKIQEVLKSCLKEEESFNIQNSMSPKLEGGKGDQADLEVNCLQNNLT